The sequence TGTGCGTTGGCCTGGGCTGGCTGCTGGGCGCCGATCACATGATCCTGATGACCATGGCGCCGAAGTCCGTTACCTCGCCCATTGCCATGCTGGTGGCCGAGCAGATTGGCGGGGTCGCCGCGCTGGCCGCGGTTTTTGTGTTGATAACCGGGGTGATCGGCGGCATATTCGGCCCCGGTTTGCTGACCCTGGCGCAGGTGACCAGCCCGGAGGCCAGAGGCATGGCCCTGGGGCTGACCGCCCACGCCGTGGGGACTTCAGCGGCTCTGCAGGAAAGTGAGGAATGCGGCGCCTTTGCGGCGCTGGCGATGAGTTTGATGGGTGTCGCCACGGCCTTGTTCCTGCCGTTGGCGGTGTCTCTGGTTGCTTGAGGATGGATTTATGTCGTTGCCGTTGTTTCCACTCAATGCCGTGCTGTTCCCCGGGTGCGTGCTGGATCTGCAGATATTCGAGGCGCGCTACCTCGACATGATTGGCCGCTGCATGAAGCAGGGCGAAGGCTTTGGCGTGGTCTGTATCACCGAAGGCAGCGAGACGGGCGAGGTACCGGACGGTTTCTCGATGATCGGCTGCGAAGCGCGGGTCACCGATTTCGAGAAGCAGGACAACGGCCTGCTCGGGATTCGCGTCGTGGGCGCTCGGCGCTTTCGGGTCAAGGACTACAGCACCCAGCGCGATAACCTGTTGATCGGTGAGGTCGAGTGGCTCGATGACCCGCAGGAGCAACCGTTGCAGGAGGAGGACGACGACCTGGTCGCGCTGCTTGCCGCATTGGCCGAGCACCCGATGGTGGCAGCCCTGAACATGGGCCTGACGGCCAGCGGTCAGCATTCGTTGGCCAATCAACTGGCCTACCTGCTGCCGTTTGCCGAAGAAGACAAAATCGAGTTGCTGGAGATCGAAGACGCCGAAGAGCGGCTCGACGCGATTCAGGACCTGCTGGACGAGATGCAGGGCGACATGCAGGCCTGACGCCGTGTCAGGCGTTTACCTGAAGGGAGCGCGGCGTGAAGCTGCCCATCGCCCCTTGGCTCAGGGCGTCTCAATACTGATAGCGGATCAATCCGTGAGGGAATGAGTGCAAGCCGAAGCCACCAAACAGCGCGACCATCGCCGGCAGCACTAGCCACCACACCTTGATCGGCAGCGCTTCCAGTGGCTTTTTGTTCTGCACGAAGGCAAGGCTCGCCGCGCAGGTGAAGAACGCCAGCAACATGCCCGCCGTCACATCCGTCGGCCAATGCACGCCCAGATACACCCGTGACATGGCGATCGCCAATGCCGGGATTGCGCCCAGCAACAGCCAGGTCAGTCGCAGTCGCACCGGTTGCCCGCGACCCGCAAGCACCGCCAGTGCCATGAACAGCGCAAACGATGCCGAGGCATGCCCGCTGGGCATGCTGTAGGTGGCCAGTGGTTCGGTCAGGACCTCTGGCCGGGCGCGAGCGAAGGTGTATTTCATGCTCTGATTGATCAGCGCAGCGCCCAAGGCTGTGCCCACAACGAATATCGCGTGGCGCCACCGGCGTGTGACAAGGAGCAGCACCGTCAGCAGAGCGGCCGCGCAGAACTGCGTCCGGAAGTCTCCCAACCCCGTCACCATCACCACAAAGTTCTCGGCAGCCGCACTCCGGCTTGCCTGCACCACCGTCATGATGCCCTGGTCGAAATCGGCGAGGTACGGCCAGCCGAGAAACACACAGCCCAGCAGGATGAACGCCGTCAGCGCGATGAGTTTGGTCGCGTACGGTTTGTGCCTCAGGCTGGCCTGGACACTGATGCCCAGCAGGAGCGCCAGGCCTCCGCCGACCACGGCCGCTTGTGGCCAGAAATTTTCGGGCAACGGCAGGCGGATGGCCGCACCGGTGGCCCAGCCCGGCAGGATGTAGACCACTGACCAACCGGCAGCGGCGATCAGGCTGACACCGGCAAAGCGCACAAATGGCATGTCGCACATGCCGGCGACCATGGGCAGCATCGGCCGCAGCGGGCCGATAAAGCGGCCGACCAGCAGGCTGGCGATCCCGTAGCGCTGGAAGTAGGTTTCGGCGCCGCCGATCCATTCCGGATGATTGCGAAGGCCGGGCAACTGGCGGATGTTCTGATGAAAGCGCCTGCCCAGAAAGTACGACACCAGATCGCCCAGGATGCCGCCCAGAAAACCCAACAGCAGCGCTTCACTGAGCGGCAGCACACCGCTGCCGGCCAAGGCGGCGATGGCGAAAAGCAAGACGGTGCCAGGGACAACGATGCCGGCGATGGCCAGGCATTCAATGAACGCGACGATGAAAACCGCCGCGCCCAGCCATGAGGGATTGGCGCCTAGCCAGGAGGTGATGCTGTCGAGCCAAGCGCCCATGAATTTAGTTTCCTTGCTCGATGAGGATGTAGTCGCGTCCTTCGACTTGACCGCGTCTGACCGGGTTCCGTGTGCAGAACCTTGCATAAGCGGCGTCAACGAATCGGTACATCAGGTGTTCGTCGCGACCGGCAGGAATGCCGAGGCGCGTCGTCTGGATAATGCGTGGCGGCCGCTGACCGACGTCTTCGACAAACAGTTGCTCTTCATCGAAGCGCTTGGCGTCCCACATCGGCACTTTCAGGCCCAGCGCTTTGCACAGCAAGG comes from Pseudomonas lutea and encodes:
- a CDS encoding bifunctional DedA family/phosphatase PAP2 family protein translates to MGAWLDSITSWLGANPSWLGAAVFIVAFIECLAIAGIVVPGTVLLFAIAALAGSGVLPLSEALLLGFLGGILGDLVSYFLGRRFHQNIRQLPGLRNHPEWIGGAETYFQRYGIASLLVGRFIGPLRPMLPMVAGMCDMPFVRFAGVSLIAAAGWSVVYILPGWATGAAIRLPLPENFWPQAAVVGGGLALLLGISVQASLRHKPYATKLIALTAFILLGCVFLGWPYLADFDQGIMTVVQASRSAAAENFVVMVTGLGDFRTQFCAAALLTVLLLVTRRWRHAIFVVGTALGAALINQSMKYTFARARPEVLTEPLATYSMPSGHASASFALFMALAVLAGRGQPVRLRLTWLLLGAIPALAIAMSRVYLGVHWPTDVTAGMLLAFFTCAASLAFVQNKKPLEALPIKVWWLVLPAMVALFGGFGLHSFPHGLIRYQY
- a CDS encoding LrgB family protein, which gives rise to MDWHGAWLSVIHHPLFGIAITLGAYQLVLAGYEKTRWVFLQPVLISMLVVIGVLVGCGLSYVEYRKSTEILSILLGPATVALAVPLYLNLRRIRQLFWPVLTTLVVGGVLATGLCVGLGWLLGADHMILMTMAPKSVTSPIAMLVAEQIGGVAALAAVFVLITGVIGGIFGPGLLTLAQVTSPEARGMALGLTAHAVGTSAALQESEECGAFAALAMSLMGVATALFLPLAVSLVA
- a CDS encoding LON peptidase substrate-binding domain-containing protein is translated as MSLPLFPLNAVLFPGCVLDLQIFEARYLDMIGRCMKQGEGFGVVCITEGSETGEVPDGFSMIGCEARVTDFEKQDNGLLGIRVVGARRFRVKDYSTQRDNLLIGEVEWLDDPQEQPLQEEDDDLVALLAALAEHPMVAALNMGLTASGQHSLANQLAYLLPFAEEDKIELLEIEDAEERLDAIQDLLDEMQGDMQA